A window of Drosophila sulfurigaster albostrigata strain 15112-1811.04 chromosome X, ASM2355843v2, whole genome shotgun sequence genomic DNA:
TCATCCTTGGCGTCATCTTTCTTCGCTGCATCGCCACTTTTGCTAGGTGTTCCAATCATTTTCTCCACATAGGCGGTGAGCGTCTCCAGATCGCGTGCGCCAGCATATTTCTCAATTTTCTTGCCATCCTCAATCCAGAGCATGGTGGGATAACCTTTCACCTCAAAGTCCTGGCAAACGGAACGATACTGCGTGCAATCAACTTTGGAAATTGTCACATCGCTCTCCTTGATCAAAGCTTGGGCCAATTTCTCCCAAGTGGGTGCCAAGCgctaaaatgaatgaaaatctccaattagtttttattgcaaaactAAAGAATAGTTATGACAATTTTACCTGACAATGACCGCACCAAGGTGCAAAGAACTTGACGAAATGATTGCCATTGGATACGTGCTTGGCAAAGGTCTCCTCGGTGAGTTCAACCACCTTGCCAGCATTTGGATTTGCCTCCAAAGCCTTCTCTTCACTCAAATCCTCCTCGCCGACTGTGTTAAGCTCTTGATTGATAAAATCAGTAATGGCTGGCAAATCGCGAGTGCCCTTGAACTTGATGGACTCCGTTTCGCCCAATTTGAAGAGACGCAATGTGGGATAACCGGTGACTTGGTGATCGGCACAAAGCGATTGATGTTTGGTGCAATCCACGCGAGCAATGGTCACCTTGGGTTCATCGACATTCATGATTTCGGCCAACTGTTCCCACAGTGGATGCAATCTTGTGCAGTGTCCACACCTGCAAGACGCAAAAAGAATTCGTACACACAAATATAGaagtaaaacaacaaaagacaatctataatatttatgtatgttctATATTGAAAGATCTCGATAAGCGTACGCTAGCTTATCagtcaataaaaacaaagactGATTTGGAAAAAGAATAATGGCTTGGCAATAATTACTCAACTTGGGCTCGTTTTCTCAACGCACacaattaagaaaaaaacgaaatggaTTTTCTCAAGATTTCATCagtaaattaattcataatcGGTGGACAGACTCGAGTTAAAAGTTTAACAGCTCAATAGCGACATATTTAGAAagagaatttaaaattaaagcattATCCTACTTTATTAAGTTACGGACTTGCATAAAGACAGTCGCATTGTTGTTATCTGAATAATAGCAAATTATCGCATTAACTCGAGTTCGAGAAACGGACGCTAAGTGGCATAACTTAAACAGAACTATCGTTCAAGTTTGGGAGGAAGTTTAAAAATAGAGAGGAAAACATCAAGTATGACGACGATTCGAGCCTAATCATATTCCGAGTTGAAATAGTCTGTTTGTCAAATTTGGACACGTATTCCGCTCCACGTAAAGTGaaacttttgttgttctcgttgttgttgcttggatAAGACACAAAGCAAATCATCATTAACTGACGTGTTCTTAAATATTAGTTGTCCAATATTAGTCATAGGCCGTGTGACACTTTTAAATCAACAACTAATTATCTTAAGCACTTACAtagaaatatgcaattaatctctatttgtttattaagtTTGTCATCATAAATGATCAAATAAGTTTTAGCAATCAATAAAAAAGTGAAtaatacaaatcaaaaagaatagatgttttaaattctaaaataaaaataataagtatgaAATAAAATCTACATCAACATTATACTTGAATAAACTTATAATGttaatctatttaaatatataaaattgaacattaaattaataaataattaaaagtaataataattatacttGAACAA
This region includes:
- the LOC133849324 gene encoding thioredoxin domain-containing protein 5 homolog, with amino-acid sequence MLFKSYIPLLAGICALSLSPFVANAKEEEQKQAADEKHFAIELDPETFDEVIATGNVFVKFFAPWCGHCTRLHPLWEQLAEIMNVDEPKVTIARVDCTKHQSLCADHQVTGYPTLRLFKLGETESIKFKGTRDLPAITDFINQELNTVGEEDLSEEKALEANPNAGKVVELTEETFAKHVSNGNHFVKFFAPWCGHCQRLAPTWEKLAQALIKESDVTISKVDCTQYRSVCQDFEVKGYPTMLWIEDGKKIEKYAGARDLETLTAYVEKMIGTPSKSGDAAKKDDAKDEAKKNTVLQLSGDSEFEKATADGITFIKFYAPWCGHCQKLQPTWEQLATDTVSTESNIVIAKVDCTTPENKQICIDQQVEGYPTLFLYKNGKRQNEYNGSRSLPELQAYIKKFIGHDEL